From the Armatimonadota bacterium genome, one window contains:
- a CDS encoding PDGLE domain-containing protein → MKTTAKLWIALLVLVALSPLGIIVAAKLGAETAWGEWGADEVRDLVGYLPAQMARLSGRWRAPLPDYALPGQENASLPALSGSYILSAVMGVAVIVAVTLLIGRVLARRDQSNSA, encoded by the coding sequence ATGAAGACCACGGCCAAGCTGTGGATCGCGCTCCTGGTGCTGGTGGCGCTGTCGCCGCTGGGCATCATCGTCGCCGCCAAGTTGGGGGCGGAGACGGCGTGGGGCGAATGGGGCGCGGACGAGGTGCGCGACCTGGTTGGCTACCTCCCGGCGCAGATGGCGCGGCTGTCCGGACGGTGGCGGGCGCCGCTGCCCGACTACGCGCTCCCCGGCCAGGAGAACGCGTCGCTGCCGGCGCTGAGTGGGTCCTACATCCTGTCGGCGGTGATGGGAGTGGCCGTTATCGTCGCCGTGACACTATTGATCGGTCGGGTACTCGCGCGCCGTGACCAGTCAAACTCTGCCTGA